A genomic segment from Streptosporangium roseum DSM 43021 encodes:
- a CDS encoding neutral zinc metallopeptidase gives MRFLPPGAGPLRPAALTRPALLVTVCLALLPSGVAQAAPPGSPLLRVGKPAAASCPEPPIIDGGMPRTREYLTAAMRCMDRLWSARFARAGLRFRKPAVRFYEEPAQRVCGVPWPANAAAFYCTERATLVFPLTGGWIEGRTDLYPLKVAAHEYGHHLQSLTGVRGDYEARVRSGRAPARQAELGRRYELQADCLSGVFLGSVRGSLSRTEQDWQALSDALRASGDDGDYRTHGTGANRLRWFGRGYRAVSPAACDTWTATPAQVS, from the coding sequence ATGCGCTTCCTCCCGCCCGGCGCCGGCCCCCTGCGTCCCGCCGCTCTCACCCGACCGGCCCTCCTGGTGACCGTGTGCCTCGCCCTCCTGCCGTCCGGGGTCGCACAGGCCGCCCCGCCCGGGAGCCCGCTGCTGAGGGTCGGCAAGCCGGCGGCCGCGTCGTGCCCGGAACCGCCGATCATCGACGGCGGCATGCCCCGGACGCGCGAGTACCTGACGGCGGCCATGAGATGTATGGACAGGCTGTGGTCCGCCCGCTTCGCCCGCGCCGGGCTGAGGTTCCGCAAGCCCGCGGTCCGCTTCTACGAGGAACCCGCGCAGCGCGTGTGCGGGGTGCCCTGGCCCGCCAACGCGGCGGCCTTCTACTGCACGGAACGGGCCACCCTGGTGTTCCCGCTCACCGGCGGCTGGATCGAGGGCCGGACCGACCTGTACCCCCTCAAGGTGGCGGCCCACGAATACGGCCATCACCTGCAGAGCCTCACCGGCGTCAGGGGCGACTACGAGGCCCGCGTCCGCTCCGGCCGCGCCCCCGCCCGCCAGGCCGAGCTCGGCCGCCGCTACGAACTCCAGGCGGACTGCCTGTCGGGGGTGTTCCTGGGCAGCGTGCGAGGCTCCCTGTCACGCACCGAGCAGGACTGGCAGGCGCTGTCCGACGCGCTCCGCGCCAGCGGCGACGACGGCGACTACCGCACCCACGGCACCGGCGCCAACCGGCTCCGCTGGTTCGGCCGCGGCTACCGCGCGGTCTCCCCCGCCGCCTGCGACACCTGGACCGCCACGCCGGCCCAGGTGTCCTGA
- a CDS encoding ATP-binding cassette domain-containing protein, producing the protein MTGTDGVPADAARGRPSPGGPGPEVAEPPPGAGAARAAEAAPPLLEVRAVGKTFGGVIALRDVSTRVCEGEVTCVLGDNGAGKSTLIKILSGMHAPDSGEYLLDGAPAAFTSPRDAMDRGIATVYQDLAMIPLMSVWRNFFLGSEPVLGRGPFRRFDVAGARRVVREELRSMGIDIRDVDQPMGTLSGGERQSVAIARAVHFGARVLILDEPTSALGVKQAGVVLRYIAQARDRGLGVVFITHNPHHAYPIGDRFLLLNRGTSLGEYGKAGITREELTSLMAGGAELERLAHELDRGEPPG; encoded by the coding sequence TTGACCGGAACCGACGGCGTCCCCGCGGACGCCGCCCGTGGACGGCCCTCGCCCGGAGGGCCGGGGCCGGAGGTCGCGGAGCCGCCCCCAGGCGCGGGGGCGGCACGGGCGGCGGAGGCCGCTCCCCCTCTGCTGGAGGTCCGTGCCGTGGGCAAGACGTTCGGGGGTGTGATCGCCCTGCGGGACGTCTCCACGCGGGTGTGCGAGGGGGAGGTGACCTGCGTCCTCGGCGACAACGGCGCCGGCAAGTCCACGCTGATCAAGATCCTGTCGGGCATGCACGCGCCCGACTCGGGGGAGTATCTGCTCGACGGCGCGCCCGCCGCCTTCACCAGCCCCCGCGACGCCATGGACCGGGGCATAGCGACGGTCTACCAGGATCTGGCGATGATCCCGCTGATGTCGGTCTGGCGGAACTTCTTCCTCGGCTCCGAGCCCGTGCTCGGCCGGGGGCCGTTCCGCCGCTTCGACGTGGCCGGGGCCAGGCGCGTGGTCCGCGAGGAGCTGCGCTCCATGGGCATCGACATCCGTGACGTCGACCAGCCGATGGGCACCCTGTCCGGCGGCGAGCGCCAGTCGGTGGCCATCGCCCGCGCCGTCCACTTCGGCGCCCGCGTGCTCATCCTGGACGAGCCGACCTCCGCCCTGGGCGTCAAACAGGCCGGGGTGGTGCTCCGCTACATCGCCCAGGCCCGCGACCGGGGGCTGGGGGTCGTCTTCATCACCCACAACCCCCACCACGCCTACCCGATCGGCGACCGGTTCCTGCTGCTCAACCGGGGCACCAGCCTCGGCGAGTACGGCAAGGCCGGCATCACCCGCGAGGAGCTGACCTCCCTGATGGCGGGCGGAGCCGAGCTGGAGAGGCTCGCCCACGAGCTGGACCGGGGCGAGCCGCCGGGCTGA
- a CDS encoding ABC transporter permease, which produces MTVADERLARTGAARRLLVRPELGAVVGAVAVFAFFASQSATFRSIEGVANWLDPASTLGIMAVAIALLMIGGEFDLSAGVLTGTTGLIMVILATRYGFPVWTAMLVALAAALLVGFLNGLIVVRTRLPSFIVTLGTFLMLQGVNLGVTKALTGTVQVGGLRGAEGYESARAVLAGTVSAGGTDFRVAILWWLGVTALATWVLMRTRAGNRIFAVGGDAQAARAAGVPAERTKIALFMTTAVAAWLVGSILALRFTSVQANSGIGQEFVYIIAAVIGGCLLTGGYGSAIGAAIGAVIFGMADKGIVFAGWDADWFTFFLGAMLLLATLANRLVRRYAEEVRR; this is translated from the coding sequence GTGACGGTGGCCGACGAGCGGCTCGCGCGGACGGGGGCGGCCCGGCGGCTCCTGGTCCGGCCGGAGCTCGGCGCGGTGGTCGGCGCGGTCGCGGTCTTCGCGTTCTTCGCGAGCCAGTCGGCCACGTTCCGCTCGATCGAGGGCGTGGCCAACTGGCTCGACCCGGCCTCCACCCTCGGCATCATGGCGGTGGCGATCGCGCTGCTGATGATCGGCGGTGAGTTCGACCTGTCGGCCGGGGTGCTCACCGGCACCACCGGCCTGATCATGGTCATCCTCGCGACCCGGTACGGCTTCCCGGTCTGGACGGCGATGCTCGTCGCCCTCGCGGCGGCCCTGCTGGTCGGCTTCCTGAACGGGCTGATCGTGGTCCGCACCAGGCTGCCGAGCTTCATCGTCACGCTCGGCACGTTCCTGATGCTGCAGGGCGTCAACCTGGGCGTCACCAAGGCCCTGACCGGGACCGTCCAGGTCGGCGGGCTGCGCGGGGCCGAGGGGTACGAGAGCGCGCGGGCCGTGCTGGCCGGGACCGTCTCGGCCGGCGGGACCGACTTCCGGGTGGCCATTCTCTGGTGGCTGGGCGTCACCGCGCTGGCGACCTGGGTGCTCATGCGGACCAGGGCCGGAAACCGGATCTTCGCGGTGGGCGGCGACGCCCAGGCCGCCCGCGCCGCCGGAGTGCCCGCCGAACGGACGAAGATCGCACTGTTCATGACGACGGCGGTGGCCGCCTGGCTGGTCGGCTCCATCCTGGCGCTCCGCTTCACCTCGGTGCAGGCCAACTCGGGCATCGGGCAGGAGTTCGTCTACATCATCGCGGCGGTGATCGGCGGCTGCCTGCTGACCGGCGGGTACGGCTCCGCGATCGGTGCCGCGATCGGTGCCGTGATCTTCGGCATGGCGGACAAGGGCATCGTGTTCGCCGGCTGGGACGCCGACTGGTTCACGTTCTTCCTCGGCGCCATGCTGCTGCTGGCGACCCTCGCCAACCGATTGGTGCGCCGCTACGCGGAGGAGGTGAGGCGTTGA
- a CDS encoding sugar ABC transporter substrate-binding protein: MKWTAGLAVVAALGFSALTGCSSGPAGQDGGPPAAAPPPAAKAATFAVITHAGSGDAFWDVVKNGAEAAARRYGVTVNYQGDGDPARQSQLIDQAVSQKVDGLVVSMANPDALKEAVGKAVAARIPVITINSGGDRSREFGAITHVGQSEDVAGRGAGEKLRAEGVTKLLCVIHEAGNVGLDQRCKGATEGLGGTVERLQVDVGNLADATSKIKARLQSDTSVNGVLTLNPAVAVAARDAIADGGSKARLATFDLSADVVAAVKDGEILFAVDQQQYLQGWLPITFLTLYRDNLNTVGGGLPVNTGPGFVTKDNAGQVADLAQSGTR, encoded by the coding sequence ATGAAGTGGACAGCAGGGCTGGCCGTCGTGGCCGCGCTGGGGTTCTCCGCCCTGACCGGCTGTTCGAGCGGTCCGGCCGGGCAGGACGGCGGGCCTCCGGCGGCGGCCCCGCCCCCGGCGGCCAAGGCGGCCACCTTCGCCGTCATCACCCACGCGGGTTCGGGAGACGCCTTCTGGGACGTGGTCAAGAACGGCGCCGAGGCCGCGGCCAGGCGGTACGGCGTCACGGTGAACTACCAGGGCGACGGCGACCCGGCGCGGCAGTCGCAGCTCATCGACCAGGCCGTGAGCCAGAAGGTCGACGGCCTCGTGGTCTCCATGGCCAACCCGGACGCGCTGAAGGAGGCCGTGGGCAAGGCAGTGGCCGCCAGGATCCCGGTGATCACCATCAACTCCGGCGGGGACAGGTCCCGGGAGTTCGGCGCGATCACCCATGTCGGCCAGTCCGAGGACGTGGCCGGGCGCGGCGCGGGGGAGAAACTCAGGGCCGAGGGGGTCACCAAGCTGCTCTGCGTGATCCACGAGGCCGGGAACGTGGGCCTCGACCAGCGCTGCAAGGGCGCCACCGAAGGCCTGGGCGGCACGGTGGAGAGGCTCCAGGTGGACGTGGGCAACCTCGCCGACGCCACCTCCAAGATCAAGGCCAGGCTCCAGTCGGACACCTCCGTCAACGGCGTGCTCACCCTGAACCCCGCCGTGGCCGTCGCCGCCCGTGACGCGATCGCCGACGGCGGCTCCAAGGCCCGGCTCGCCACCTTCGACCTGTCGGCCGACGTGGTCGCCGCCGTCAAGGACGGCGAGATCCTGTTCGCGGTCGACCAGCAGCAGTACCTCCAGGGCTGGCTGCCGATCACCTTCCTGACGCTCTACCGCGACAACCTCAACACCGTCGGCGGCGGCCTGCCGGTCAACACCGGCCCCGGCTTCGTCACCAAGGACAACGCCGGGCAGGTGGCCGACCTGGCCCAGAGCGGCACCCGGTGA